Proteins encoded by one window of Conger conger chromosome 1, fConCon1.1, whole genome shotgun sequence:
- the cacng8b gene encoding voltage-dependent calcium channel gamma-4 subunit, with protein MERNQPAAMVWCEKGIQILLATVGAFASFGLMTVAIGTDYWLYARAFICNSTANHTHDDPHNKDRKDPGALTHSGLWRICCLEGLKRGVCSQINHFPEDADYDHDGAEYVLRVVRASSFFPILSAILLLMGGVCIAASRFYKNKGNIVLGAGILFVAAGLSNIIGVIVYISAALGDISPKKDEDKKWHYSYGWSFYFGGLSFILAEMVGVLAVNIYIEKNKELRCRSRTDLFKSTTHAMLRLPSYRFRQRSRSSSRSSDPSRSRDHSPVGGGGKAFSFTPSALLSQAAVGSYSVSTLPNPHSHSTMGGDISLYTLSRDPKLGGVGSMGGPPMYGTVDRATLYQLHNCFPKESGSGGVMMAGTLPSLSKSNIPSLAQNSSNSNALLPNSSSTSVPSSQPPPLSSSTVDRERGMNTLGKDESSNTNTLNRKTTPV; from the exons ATGGAGAGAAATCAGCCCGCCG CCATGGTGTGGTGTGAAAAGGGGATCCAGATCCTCCTTGCCACCGTGGGGGCGTTTGCCTCCTTTGGCCTGATGACGGTGGCCATCGGGACAGACTACTGGCTCTACGCCCGCGCATTCATCTGCAACAGCACGGCCAATCACACCCACGACGACCCGCACAACAAGGACCGCAAAGACCCGGGCGCACTCACCCACTCTGGCCTCTGGAGGATCTGCTGCCTGGAAG GGTTGAAAAGAGGAGTGTGCTCACAGATCAACCATTTCCCAGAAGATGCTGACTATGACCACGATGGAGCGGAGTATGTCCTGC GTGTGGTGCGGGCCTCTAGTTTCTTCCCCATCCTTAGCGCCATACTCCTCCTAATGGGTGGAGTGTGTATTGCGGCTAGCCGGTTTTACAAGAACAAGGGAAACATTGTTCTGGGAGCGGGCATTCTTTTTGTGGCAGCAG GGCTCAGCAACATCATCGGCGTGATCGTGTACATCTCCGCCGCGCTCGGGGACATCTCCCCCAAGAAGGACGAGGACAAGAAGTGGCACTACTCCTACGGCTGGTCCTTCTACTTCGGCGGCCTGTCCTTCATCCTGGCGGAGATGGTGGGCGTGCTGGCCGTCAACATCTACATCGAGAAGAACAAGGAGCTGCGGTGCCGCTCGCGCACCGACCTGTTCAAGAGCACCACCCACGCCATGCTGCGGCTGCCCAGCTACCGCTTCCGCCAGCGCTCCCGCTCCAGCTCCCGCTCCAGCGACCCCTCCCGCTCGCGGGACCACTCCCCTGTGGGCGGCGGGGGCAAGGCCTTCAGCTTCACCCCCTCGGCCCTGCTGTCCCAGGCCGCCGTGGGGTCCTACTCCGTCTCCACGCTGCCGAACCCCCACTCTCACTCCACCATGGGAGGGGATATATCCCTGTATACCCTTTCGCGGGATCCCAAACTAGGAGGGGTGGGGAGTATGGGGGGCCCGCCCATGTACGGGACGGTGGACCGGGCCACTCTGTACCAGCTCCATAATTGTTTCCCGAAGGAGAGTGGAAGTGGAGGGGTGATGATGGCTGGCACGCTGCCCTCTCTGTCCAAGTCCAACATCCCCTCACTGGCTCAGAATTCCTCTAATTCCAATGCCCTCCTCCCCAATTCTTCATCCACCTCCGTCCCCTCTTCAcaaccccctcctctctcttcctccacagttgacagggagagggggatgaataCTCTCGGGAAAGATGAAAGCTCCAACACCAATACCCTGAACAGAAAGACCACACCAGTGTAA
- the cacng6b gene encoding voltage-dependent calcium channel gamma-6 subunit isoform X2 yields MGPSDARTTTMAMLKGARGAKRRAQATSKMSDSQEGKIKLAFFVAIVGVTLTVLGVGTEFWVELAPPKSFYNNQTCLTAHYGLWKSCMRTLWVSDIDPERESCGPAELPGESNCTYFKFFTSGENAVIFKKTTTKNLNITAAVFALLSLFMMVTGSICISMSLSKGVPFFLKPASFCFIVSGILVFLTLIIFHQSVLSLVASDHSVPLHHDLSWSAACVGSAGAIVILAGIIFVILSLPHSPWEKCLPHNRSDT; encoded by the exons ATGGGTCCGTCGGATGCAAGGACCACCACGATGGCGATGCTAAAGGGGGCCCGTGGCGCAAAGAGAAGGGCACAAGCCACGTCCAAGATGAGCGACAGCCAAGAGGGAAAAATCAAGCTCGCATTTTTCGTGGCCATTGTGGGTGTGACTCTGACCGTCCTGGGCGTGGGCACCGAGTTCTGGGTGGAGTTGGCCCCGCCCAAGAGCTTCTACAACAACCAGACGTGTCTGACCGCTCATTACGGACTGTGGAAAAGTTGCATGCGGACGCTGTGGGTGTCGGACATTGACCCGGAGAGGGAGAGCTGTGGGCCTGCTGAGCTGCCTGGAG AATCAAATTGCACGTACTTCAAGTTCTTTACCTCTGGAGAGAATGCCGTTATTTTTAAGAAGACCACAACAAAAA ACCTGAACATCACAGCAGCTGTCTTCGCCCTCCTCAGTCTCTTCATGATGGTCACAGGCTCCATCTGCATCTCCATGTCCCTCAGCAAAGGGGTGCCATTCTTCCTAAAGCCTGCATCTTTCTGCTTCATTGTATCAG gtATTCTGGTCTTTCTGACTCTTATAATCTTCCACCAGTCGGTTCTCTCCCTGGTGGCCAGTGACCACTCAGTCCCACTGCACCATGACCTCTCCTGGTCAGCAGCCTGTGTGGGGTCAGCGGGAGCCATAGTAATCCTGGCCGGAATCATCTTCGTCATCCTCTCCCTCCCGCACAGTCCCTGGGAAAAATGTCTGCCGCACAATCGCAGCGACACCTAG
- the cacng6b gene encoding voltage-dependent calcium channel gamma-6 subunit isoform X1: protein MWSNFFMQEEEGRIGSGGMGPSDARTTTMAMLKGARGAKRRAQATSKMSDSQEGKIKLAFFVAIVGVTLTVLGVGTEFWVELAPPKSFYNNQTCLTAHYGLWKSCMRTLWVSDIDPERESCGPAELPGESNCTYFKFFTSGENAVIFKKTTTKNLNITAAVFALLSLFMMVTGSICISMSLSKGVPFFLKPASFCFIVSGILVFLTLIIFHQSVLSLVASDHSVPLHHDLSWSAACVGSAGAIVILAGIIFVILSLPHSPWEKCLPHNRSDT from the exons ATGTGGTCCAATTTCTTCATGCAGGAAGAAGAGGGGAGGATAGGATCTGGGGGTATGGGTCCGTCGGATGCAAGGACCACCACGATGGCGATGCTAAAGGGGGCCCGTGGCGCAAAGAGAAGGGCACAAGCCACGTCCAAGATGAGCGACAGCCAAGAGGGAAAAATCAAGCTCGCATTTTTCGTGGCCATTGTGGGTGTGACTCTGACCGTCCTGGGCGTGGGCACCGAGTTCTGGGTGGAGTTGGCCCCGCCCAAGAGCTTCTACAACAACCAGACGTGTCTGACCGCTCATTACGGACTGTGGAAAAGTTGCATGCGGACGCTGTGGGTGTCGGACATTGACCCGGAGAGGGAGAGCTGTGGGCCTGCTGAGCTGCCTGGAG AATCAAATTGCACGTACTTCAAGTTCTTTACCTCTGGAGAGAATGCCGTTATTTTTAAGAAGACCACAACAAAAA ACCTGAACATCACAGCAGCTGTCTTCGCCCTCCTCAGTCTCTTCATGATGGTCACAGGCTCCATCTGCATCTCCATGTCCCTCAGCAAAGGGGTGCCATTCTTCCTAAAGCCTGCATCTTTCTGCTTCATTGTATCAG gtATTCTGGTCTTTCTGACTCTTATAATCTTCCACCAGTCGGTTCTCTCCCTGGTGGCCAGTGACCACTCAGTCCCACTGCACCATGACCTCTCCTGGTCAGCAGCCTGTGTGGGGTCAGCGGGAGCCATAGTAATCCTGGCCGGAATCATCTTCGTCATCCTCTCCCTCCCGCACAGTCCCTGGGAAAAATGTCTGCCGCACAATCGCAGCGACACCTAG